The Myroides phaeus DNA segment TAGCAACATTAGTTTCTATTGGTACTTTAGTGGGGTTATTAGGTACAGTAACAGGTATGATTAAAGCGTTCTCTGCTTTAGCAACTTCTGGTACACCTGACTCGGCAGCATTAGCAACAGGTATTTCTGAGGCTTTAGTATGTACTGCTACAGGTATTGGTACTTCTACATTAGCTATTGTTATGTATAACTCATTTACAACTAAAATTGATAGATTAACTTATTCTATTGACGAAGCAGGTTTTGCTATTACTCAATCTTACAGAAGATTCAAAGGTTTAGTAAAATAATTCGAGAATAAGAATATAATATTAATACTGATAACCTGTGTTAGTAAGATAACACAGGTTCAGTTTAAAAATTAACTATCAATGGCTAAAGGTAAAATGAAAAAGAAAAGTATGAGAGTGGATATGACCGCGATGTGTGACGTGTCATTCTTACTTTTAACTTTCTTCGTATTGACTTCTACAGCAAAACTTCCAGAGCCATTACCTGTTGATACTCCAAATTCTACAGTACAAACTAAATTACCTGAGGTAAATTTAGCTACTATTACAGTAGGTGGTGAGAATGGAGCAGAAAAGGTTTTCTTTGGAGTTTTAGGTAAAGAAGATCGTATAGCTACCCTTGAGAAAATGGGTGAGCGTTATGAAATAGAATTTAATGATCAAGAAAAACAGACGTTTTCTTACATAGAGGGTGTTGGAACTCCAATTAAGGATTTGAAAAGTTTCTTGAATCTTCCGCCAGATGTTAGAAATAAAATTAGTGCATCGCAACCTGGAATCCCTACGGATTCAGTAAACAACCAATTAAAGGATTGGGTTCAAACTGCACGTATTGTTGCTAAAGAGAGAAATAACAAAGTACTTGAAGTAGCTATTAAAGCTGATGCTGAAGTACACTACCCTAAGGTAAAAACTGTTATGGATATTTTGCAAGAACAACGTTTGAACAAATTTTATTTGGTAACAGGTCTAAGAAATGAAGATTTTTAATCATTAAAAAAACTGTAAATGGCTGAATTAAATACAGGTGGAGGCGACGGTAAAGGCAAAAAGGTAAGAAGTAAAAAGCAAAATGCAGGTGTTGACTTAACAGCAATGGTGGATTTAGCGTTCTTATTGATTACGTTCTTTATGTTGACAACATCAATGAATAAACCGCAGTCTATGAATCTTGCAATGCCTGACAAGGATAAAGATGAATTGCCAGATGAAGATAGTAAGACTAAAGTCGATGAGAATCGTACTATGACTATCTTGTTAGGTGCGGATAATAAGTTAAAGTGGTATATGGGGATGCCTCACGAGCCACTTGAGGGACCAACAGAATCTACTTATGGTCAAGCAGGAATAAGACAAGTTATTTTAGAGCACAATAAAAAAGCTTTAGCTTATTCTCAAGATCCAGAGAAAGGACTGATTGTTATTATTAGAGCGAGTGAGAGTTCTACTTACCGTAATCTTGTAGATATATTAGATGAAATGGCAATTACGAATACAAAAGCGTATGCTATCGTTGATATCACAGCACAAGATTTAGA contains these protein-coding regions:
- a CDS encoding ExbD/TolR family protein, which encodes MAKGKMKKKSMRVDMTAMCDVSFLLLTFFVLTSTAKLPEPLPVDTPNSTVQTKLPEVNLATITVGGENGAEKVFFGVLGKEDRIATLEKMGERYEIEFNDQEKQTFSYIEGVGTPIKDLKSFLNLPPDVRNKISASQPGIPTDSVNNQLKDWVQTARIVAKERNNKVLEVAIKADAEVHYPKVKTVMDILQEQRLNKFYLVTGLRNEDF
- a CDS encoding ExbD/TolR family protein yields the protein MAELNTGGGDGKGKKVRSKKQNAGVDLTAMVDLAFLLITFFMLTTSMNKPQSMNLAMPDKDKDELPDEDSKTKVDENRTMTILLGADNKLKWYMGMPHEPLEGPTESTYGQAGIRQVILEHNKKALAYSQDPEKGLIVIIRASESSTYRNLVDILDEMAITNTKAYAIVDITAQDLEFLGEK